Proteins encoded by one window of Paenibacillus urinalis:
- a CDS encoding Imm7 family immunity protein: MYQYHGWAVVLENTNDETNKEKEINILESIEVYIEGLQPNVDVIEMKAINGQYHLWMTGLWNREPSSNYNPVEIMRNIGDLAPGSYGMLYVFNDEHPKHFNEFKVYVLARGSIQEKDDPFLSPLIPVVADDSEF; this comes from the coding sequence TATCATGGATGGGCAGTTGTATTAGAAAATACTAACGATGAGACGAATAAGGAAAAAGAAATAAACATTTTGGAATCAATTGAAGTGTATATTGAGGGTTTACAACCTAATGTAGATGTTATAGAAATGAAGGCAATAAATGGACAATATCATCTTTGGATGACGGGGTTGTGGAATCGAGAGCCTTCTTCAAATTATAATCCAGTGGAAATAATGCGGAACATAGGGGATCTTGCACCTGGCTCATATGGAATGCTCTATGTTTTTAATGATGAGCACCCTAAACATTTTAATGAATTTAAAGTTTACGTTCTTGCGAGGGGAAGCATTCAAGAAAAAGACGATCCATTTTTGTCTCCATTAATCCCTGTTGTAGCCGACGATTCTGAATTTTAG
- a CDS encoding GNAT family N-acetyltransferase has product MYTYETLDNIDTQTLHHVFLEAFSDYQVNINLSLEAFQKMLVRRGYSPEISIGAFKEPGHELVGFILNGLRNWNGTRTAYDLGTGVTPLHRQQGISSRMFQSVREELKRNQVEQYLLEVLQNNEAAFELYKKQGLSITRNFSFHKLEQSRYHAKELTYAIEYLTEIDSDTWEQLQMLWDFSPSWQNSIDSIRAVQKKFVYAVVRLEKKIIGYGIVDPATGDVPQIAVLPEYRRKGIATSIVGTLMNHSNGKQLRVINVDDACEGMKLFLDKVGFETIGHQYEMMLILD; this is encoded by the coding sequence ATGTACACATACGAAACACTAGATAACATAGATACTCAAACCTTGCACCACGTGTTTCTAGAGGCTTTTTCAGATTATCAGGTGAATATTAATCTATCACTTGAAGCGTTTCAAAAGATGCTTGTAAGAAGAGGATATTCTCCGGAGATTTCGATCGGTGCGTTCAAAGAGCCTGGACATGAGCTTGTTGGGTTTATCCTAAACGGATTGAGAAATTGGAATGGGACACGAACCGCATACGATCTTGGCACTGGCGTCACTCCTCTACATAGACAGCAAGGGATTTCGAGCCGCATGTTCCAATCGGTACGGGAAGAGCTGAAGCGGAATCAGGTGGAGCAGTATTTGCTGGAGGTTCTTCAGAACAATGAAGCTGCCTTTGAGCTATACAAAAAGCAAGGGCTTTCGATTACAAGAAACTTCTCGTTCCATAAGCTGGAGCAGAGCCGTTACCATGCAAAAGAGCTGACTTATGCCATCGAGTACCTGACAGAAATTGATTCGGATACATGGGAGCAACTGCAAATGTTGTGGGATTTCAGCCCCTCCTGGCAAAATTCGATCGATTCCATTCGCGCTGTGCAGAAGAAGTTTGTCTATGCAGTCGTAAGGCTGGAGAAGAAGATTATCGGTTACGGCATCGTAGACCCAGCAACAGGCGATGTTCCGCAAATTGCGGTGCTTCCTGAGTACAGGCGCAAAGGGATCGCGACGAGTATAGTAGGCACATTGATGAATCATTCGAACGGCAAGCAACTGCGAGTGATTAATGTAGATGATGCGTGTGAGGGTATGAAACTGTTTTTGGATAAAGTAGGATTTGAAACGATTGGACATCAATATGAAATGATGCTTATTCTTGATTAA
- a CDS encoding DUF4256 domain-containing protein, producing MENKQRTLTPEQQEEILSILKKRFEKHMDRHEGIEWSAVQDRLLTQPEKLWSLSEMERTAGEPDVIGYDAELGEYTFCDCSAESPKGRRSICYDHEALESRKQHKPENSAVNMAAEMGVEMLTEEQFRELQQKLGKIDNKTSSWVLTPPNIRKLGGAIFCDYRYDTVFVYHNGADSYYGARGFRGLLKV from the coding sequence ATGGAAAATAAACAGAGGACATTAACACCGGAGCAACAGGAAGAAATCCTGTCTATATTAAAAAAGCGTTTTGAGAAACATATGGATCGCCATGAGGGAATCGAATGGAGCGCAGTACAAGATAGACTGCTCACCCAGCCGGAAAAACTGTGGTCGCTATCTGAGATGGAGAGAACTGCCGGAGAGCCGGACGTAATTGGTTATGACGCAGAGCTTGGGGAATACACATTCTGTGATTGTTCCGCAGAGAGCCCAAAAGGCCGTAGAAGTATCTGTTACGATCATGAAGCGCTGGAGTCTAGGAAGCAGCATAAGCCAGAGAACAGTGCGGTGAACATGGCAGCTGAGATGGGCGTTGAAATGCTGACAGAAGAACAATTCCGGGAGCTTCAGCAGAAGCTTGGAAAGATTGATAACAAAACATCAAGCTGGGTCCTTACGCCACCAAATATTCGTAAATTGGGTGGGGCGATATTTTGCGACTACCGGTATGATACGGTGTTTGTATACCACAATGGAGCAGATTCCTATTATGGAGCCAGAGGCTTCCGCGGTTTGCTGAAAGTTTAG
- a CDS encoding dicarboxylate/amino acid:cation symporter: MNKKKLGLLPKILIAILLGIAVGSFSPEWLVAGLATFSGLFGNFLGFAIPLIIIGFIAPGIGELGRGAGRLLGMTTGIAYVSSIIGGMLAFLAATLLYPYILEAGSLTQSFSNPEEALLAPYFTVDMPPVFGVMTALLLAFTLGLGAAVIKGQALQNVMVDFRAIVEKLIASVIIPLLPYHIFCVFANLTYGGQVTMILSVFIKVFVMIIVLHILYLVIQYVVAGQIGRKNPFTLLKNMIPAYFTAIGTQSSAATIPVTLRQTKLNGVKGKVADFVIPLCATIHLSGSTITLVSCSMAVMVLTGMPITFGSMFPFILMLGVTMVAAPGVPGGAVMAALGLLESMLGFDTTLTSLMIALYIAQDSFGTATNVTGDGAIAIITDRMSKSEPA, encoded by the coding sequence ATGAATAAGAAGAAGCTCGGCCTGCTGCCGAAGATATTGATTGCCATTCTGCTCGGGATTGCCGTAGGTTCGTTCTCCCCCGAATGGCTTGTTGCTGGACTTGCCACTTTTAGCGGATTGTTTGGTAATTTTTTAGGCTTTGCCATACCTTTAATCATTATCGGATTCATAGCGCCGGGAATCGGCGAACTGGGGAGAGGAGCAGGACGCCTGCTTGGAATGACGACAGGTATTGCCTATGTTTCTTCCATTATAGGAGGCATGCTGGCCTTTCTTGCTGCAACCTTGCTATACCCGTATATACTGGAGGCGGGAAGCCTTACCCAGTCATTCAGCAATCCGGAAGAGGCACTGCTTGCGCCTTACTTCACCGTAGATATGCCGCCTGTATTCGGGGTCATGACTGCCTTGCTGCTGGCCTTCACATTGGGGCTTGGGGCTGCGGTCATTAAGGGACAAGCTCTGCAAAATGTCATGGTTGACTTTAGAGCCATTGTCGAGAAGTTAATCGCTTCGGTGATCATTCCGCTGCTTCCTTACCATATCTTCTGTGTGTTTGCCAATTTGACGTATGGTGGACAAGTGACGATGATTCTGTCTGTATTTATTAAAGTGTTCGTTATGATTATCGTTCTGCACATTCTATATTTGGTCATACAGTATGTGGTGGCAGGACAGATTGGGCGTAAGAATCCATTCACTCTGCTTAAAAATATGATTCCTGCTTACTTTACAGCGATAGGGACACAGTCCTCGGCTGCAACGATTCCGGTGACGCTTCGTCAGACGAAGCTGAATGGAGTCAAGGGGAAAGTGGCTGATTTCGTTATTCCGCTGTGCGCGACGATCCACTTATCCGGCAGTACGATTACGCTCGTTAGCTGCTCGATGGCCGTTATGGTGCTGACAGGAATGCCGATTACCTTCGGCTCCATGTTCCCCTTCATCTTAATGCTGGGTGTGACGATGGTGGCTGCACCCGGCGTTCCCGGTGGTGCGGTGATGGCTGCACTCGGTCTCTTGGAGTCCATGCTCGGCTTCGATACGACGCTTACTTCTCTGATGATTGCACTATATATTGCCCAGGACAGCTTCGGGACAGCAACGAATGTTACGGGTGACGGTGCAATTGCGATCATCACGGATCGAATGAGCAAGTCGGAGCCTGCATAA
- a CDS encoding stalk domain-containing protein, whose product MYIKATVNGSTFTLNTPGEILKGSTLVPLRFVSESLGNSVGWFNKSKTVTISSASMLKAKVTKVTDGDTITVKLNDCTEEKVRFIGVDTPESVHPDADRNTSEGVVVSEYTKKQLLNKMVMLELDAGERDLAPGKTVTSGKTAKAAAGYLKWTTANVHNNDENDPAELYDMNGKLISKY is encoded by the coding sequence GTGTACATAAAGGCTACAGTAAATGGTAGTACTTTCACCTTAAATACCCCCGGAGAAATCCTCAAAGGCTCTACGTTGGTTCCATTGCGATTTGTAAGTGAATCCTTGGGAAACAGTGTAGGTTGGTTTAACAAGAGCAAAACCGTTACGATCAGCTCCGCATCCATGCTGAAGGCAAAAGTTACGAAAGTGACGGACGGAGATACTATAACGGTAAAATTGAACGACTGTACCGAGGAGAAGGTTAGATTCATCGGAGTAGACACTCCTGAATCTGTCCACCCTGATGCAGATCGCAATACAAGTGAGGGTGTCGTCGTTTCTGAATATACAAAGAAACAGCTTCTCAATAAGATGGTTATGCTCGAGCTGGATGCAGGAGAAAGAGATCTGGCACCTGGTAAGACTGTGACCAGCGGTAAGACTGCCAAGGCAGCTGCCGGCTATCTGAAATGGACGACCGCGAATGTGCATAACAATGATGAGAATGATCCAGCTGAGTTATACGATATGAATGGCAAGTTAATCAGCAAATACTAA
- a CDS encoding LacI family DNA-binding transcriptional regulator, which produces MRKVTIKDVAREAGVSISTVSNALNDVDVLNPETKSHILDVAKRLNYVPNINGKLLKSGKSKMLGFFTTSVSGPYFYTLVETMSRECDRHGYGLNIFVTKDKQVIMSNILGGRVDGVIVYEELRIDENDIAIMEQNNIKAVFLDREIQNENMGSIIFDSYVDAYEATKYLISLGHKNIAYIAGVETMFDSEQRKAGYLAALRDYGLKADEDYILQGYFEEEGSYGAVKSFVNVHGSKLPDAFLAGNDLSAIGAMRALKSLGYEIPQDTSVVGFDDIDIAQYFSPSLTTVRNQIARQGILVVNHLIRMIQEKEEGRHEKLPGELIVRGSTQIKMVRD; this is translated from the coding sequence ATGAGAAAGGTAACGATCAAGGATGTGGCAAGGGAGGCGGGGGTGTCGATCTCGACGGTCTCCAATGCGCTGAACGACGTGGATGTGCTGAATCCGGAGACGAAGTCGCATATTCTGGACGTCGCGAAACGCCTGAACTATGTCCCGAACATCAACGGCAAGCTGCTGAAATCGGGCAAATCGAAGATGCTGGGCTTCTTCACCACAAGCGTGTCAGGACCGTACTTCTATACGCTGGTCGAGACGATGTCACGGGAATGTGACCGCCACGGCTACGGTCTGAACATCTTCGTAACCAAGGATAAGCAGGTCATTATGAGCAACATTCTTGGCGGAAGGGTCGATGGGGTCATTGTCTATGAAGAGCTGCGAATTGACGAGAATGACATCGCCATTATGGAGCAGAACAACATCAAGGCCGTATTTCTGGACCGCGAGATACAGAACGAAAACATGGGCAGCATTATCTTCGATTCCTATGTGGATGCGTACGAAGCAACGAAATACCTGATCAGTCTGGGCCACAAGAACATCGCCTATATCGCCGGTGTGGAGACGATGTTCGACAGCGAGCAGCGGAAGGCCGGGTATCTGGCGGCATTGAGGGATTACGGGCTGAAGGCGGACGAGGACTATATTCTGCAAGGTTATTTTGAAGAGGAAGGCTCGTACGGCGCGGTCAAATCATTCGTTAATGTGCATGGCAGTAAGCTGCCGGATGCTTTTCTTGCAGGGAATGACCTCAGTGCGATCGGGGCCATGCGGGCACTCAAATCCCTCGGATACGAGATTCCACAGGATACAAGTGTCGTTGGCTTTGACGATATCGACATTGCGCAGTATTTCTCACCTTCGCTGACTACTGTGCGCAACCAAATTGCTAGGCAGGGAATCCTGGTTGTGAACCATTTGATTCGCATGATTCAGGAGAAGGAAGAAGGCAGGCATGAGAAGCTGCCGGGAGAGCTTATCGTTAGAGGCTCTACGCAGATCAAAATGGTGCGGGACTAA
- a CDS encoding ABC transporter permease: MSKPALIQPADASSRMRKPPAKKPMGQRIKEFCVDYVKQWELQSMILPGVLFMIIFNFIPIYGLTIAFKSYTVIDTIDSAPWVGLDNFKIIMTDQYFWESVINTLGISFLKLAIGFVVPIILAIMIYELSGSRFKKFVQTVSYLPHFLSWIVLGGMLITWVSTTGLFNQILLSLGLISQPQNILLDPSKYWWIAVLSDIWKEAGWGTILYLAVMSKIDPTYYEAAKIDGANRLRQIWNITIPNMKMIISLNLILTVSGLLGSNLDQTLVLMNSQNRESAEVINSYVYRMGMTQGDFSYATAVGLGVSIVSVILLLTANKITSRLNDNQSVL, translated from the coding sequence ATGAGCAAACCAGCTCTGATCCAGCCTGCGGATGCCTCGTCCCGTATGAGGAAGCCGCCAGCCAAGAAGCCTATGGGGCAGCGGATCAAGGAATTCTGCGTGGATTACGTGAAGCAGTGGGAGCTTCAGTCCATGATTCTTCCGGGCGTACTATTTATGATTATCTTCAACTTCATTCCAATCTATGGACTCACGATCGCCTTCAAGAGCTACACGGTCATTGACACGATTGACAGCGCACCATGGGTAGGGCTCGACAACTTCAAGATTATTATGACGGATCAGTATTTCTGGGAATCGGTCATCAATACACTTGGCATCAGCTTCCTGAAGCTGGCCATCGGGTTTGTTGTACCTATCATTCTAGCGATCATGATCTATGAACTAAGCGGGAGTCGATTCAAAAAATTTGTCCAGACCGTATCCTATCTCCCTCACTTTCTCTCCTGGATCGTGCTGGGCGGTATGCTCATCACCTGGGTGTCGACGACAGGTCTGTTTAATCAGATTCTGCTATCTCTCGGTCTGATCTCACAGCCGCAGAATATCCTGCTTGACCCAAGCAAGTACTGGTGGATCGCTGTTCTGTCTGACATCTGGAAGGAAGCGGGCTGGGGTACGATTCTGTATCTGGCGGTCATGTCCAAGATCGATCCTACCTATTACGAGGCTGCCAAGATCGACGGAGCCAACCGGCTTCGCCAAATATGGAACATTACGATTCCGAACATGAAGATGATCATCAGCTTGAACCTGATTCTAACCGTGAGCGGACTGCTCGGCTCGAACCTGGATCAGACACTCGTGCTCATGAACTCACAGAACCGGGAGAGTGCAGAGGTTATCAATTCCTATGTTTACCGGATGGGGATGACGCAGGGGGACTTCTCCTACGCGACAGCAGTGGGTCTTGGCGTATCGATCGTTTCGGTTATTTTGCTGCTGACGGCGAACAAGATCACGAGCAGGCTGAACGATAATCAATCCGTGCTTTAA
- a CDS encoding carbohydrate ABC transporter permease, whose product MNSKAIKGDIDSRIFNAVNTTLLVITMIVIIVPLWNVLVSSFASSRALAEGGFVFWPSELSLENYQAVFRDSSIWQAFFISISKTVIGVVTHVFFCAMVAYGLSKKYVRGRKLYVSMGVITMFFSGGMIPTYLLIKDLGLLDSFWVYIIPALLSYYDVVILMNFFRGVPEALEESAKIDGAGDWKVFLKIFIPLSMPAMATIALFNGVGQWNDFMTTKLYVTNEALYPLQMKLYEIIVQSQTQSMQNIGGSVVIETATKGVQLATIVITTLPIVIIYPLLQRYFISGMMLGAVKE is encoded by the coding sequence GTGAACTCAAAAGCAATTAAAGGAGACATCGACAGCCGGATCTTTAACGCGGTGAATACCACGCTGCTCGTCATTACGATGATAGTGATCATTGTTCCGCTCTGGAATGTCCTTGTTTCATCGTTTGCTTCCAGTAGAGCGTTGGCAGAGGGTGGGTTCGTCTTCTGGCCGTCGGAGCTCTCACTGGAGAATTATCAGGCGGTGTTCCGGGATTCGTCGATTTGGCAGGCATTTTTCATATCGATCTCCAAGACCGTCATTGGGGTGGTCACTCATGTATTCTTCTGTGCGATGGTCGCTTATGGTCTTAGTAAAAAATATGTACGCGGCCGCAAGCTTTACGTCTCCATGGGCGTCATTACGATGTTCTTCTCCGGCGGCATGATCCCTACATACCTGCTCATTAAGGACCTCGGCCTGCTCGACAGCTTCTGGGTGTACATCATTCCGGCGCTGCTCAGCTATTATGATGTCGTCATTCTGATGAACTTCTTCCGGGGTGTGCCGGAAGCGCTGGAGGAATCGGCCAAGATTGACGGAGCCGGTGACTGGAAGGTGTTTCTCAAAATCTTTATCCCGCTGTCCATGCCGGCCATGGCAACGATTGCGCTGTTTAACGGTGTCGGGCAGTGGAATGATTTTATGACAACCAAGCTGTATGTCACGAATGAAGCGCTGTATCCCTTACAGATGAAGCTGTATGAGATTATTGTGCAGTCGCAGACACAGTCCATGCAAAATATCGGGGGATCGGTGGTCATTGAGACGGCGACCAAAGGCGTTCAGCTGGCGACGATCGTTATCACCACGCTGCCGATTGTCATTATCTATCCGCTCTTGCAGCGCTATTTTATCTCCGGCATGATGCTCGGAGCGGTCAAGGAATAA
- a CDS encoding sugar ABC transporter substrate-binding protein: protein MSKRTLGYGKKGFTLTALLLSVMLLVSARGGGGSGSKEANWISIEDRYTPDAATPAWQLDTKEETTELTWYVNADWWNTDYGNDVVTKKIKEDLNINIKFITGDDTKLNTFFAGGDMPDLITTFGINSPVVQKASTWALPLNDLAEKYDPYFNTVAAQDTLNWFQLADGKTYGYPNYSNTQEDYDQGTIPAKTAFIIRKDVYEAIGSPSIGTPEEFQAVMKDIKAQFPELIPLGFNSIGEGTGSLGDVLQDFIGVPLEGENGGFYNRNLDEDYLTWLKTFNLVYRDGNISDDSFADDGTAFEEKVKSGKYATIMLDGTPQQGGNLQIFMTANPGKEYIAIDGPQSTVGNAPKLNQSGISGWMVSFITKQNADPAKSMQLFTYLLSEEGQMLMNYGIEGETYVKNADGTVQFTPEVKEIQQNNADQFKKEYRMGEFMFFGHDKHKTLSEDAFPESIKQMQAWGEGKLVPHFILENIDPDQGTPEARALTAINTKWNTSMVSMIRSKDDAQFEAVLNEYKQFLDANSWEKIVEVRSEKMKSNKEKLGL, encoded by the coding sequence ATGTCAAAGAGAACGTTGGGTTATGGCAAAAAAGGTTTTACGCTGACAGCGCTGCTGCTGTCGGTCATGCTTCTGGTCAGTGCTCGCGGCGGGGGAGGCTCCGGCTCCAAGGAAGCCAACTGGATCTCCATCGAGGATCGTTACACACCGGATGCAGCTACGCCGGCCTGGCAGCTTGATACGAAGGAAGAGACTACAGAGCTGACTTGGTATGTAAATGCGGATTGGTGGAACACCGATTACGGCAATGATGTCGTAACGAAGAAGATCAAGGAAGACTTGAACATTAACATCAAATTCATCACAGGAGATGATACGAAGCTGAATACATTCTTTGCGGGCGGCGATATGCCGGATCTCATTACGACCTTCGGCATCAATTCCCCCGTCGTGCAGAAGGCTTCGACTTGGGCGCTTCCGCTGAATGATCTGGCTGAGAAATACGATCCTTATTTCAACACCGTGGCGGCGCAGGATACATTGAACTGGTTCCAGCTCGCAGACGGCAAGACGTATGGCTACCCGAACTACTCCAATACGCAGGAGGACTACGATCAAGGAACGATTCCGGCCAAGACCGCCTTCATTATCCGCAAGGATGTGTATGAAGCGATCGGCAGTCCGAGCATAGGCACACCAGAGGAATTCCAGGCTGTCATGAAGGACATTAAGGCACAGTTCCCTGAGCTTATTCCACTTGGTTTTAACTCGATTGGCGAAGGTACTGGATCTCTAGGCGACGTGCTGCAGGACTTCATCGGCGTACCGCTGGAGGGTGAGAACGGCGGCTTCTACAACCGTAATCTGGATGAGGATTATCTCACTTGGCTGAAGACATTCAATCTGGTATATCGTGACGGCAACATTAGCGATGACAGCTTTGCCGATGATGGAACGGCATTTGAGGAAAAAGTAAAATCCGGCAAGTATGCAACGATTATGCTGGATGGCACACCGCAGCAGGGAGGCAATCTCCAGATCTTCATGACGGCCAATCCGGGCAAGGAGTATATCGCCATTGACGGACCGCAGAGCACCGTTGGCAACGCACCGAAGCTGAATCAATCCGGGATCTCCGGCTGGATGGTCAGCTTCATTACGAAGCAGAACGCCGATCCTGCCAAATCCATGCAGCTGTTCACCTATCTCCTCAGTGAGGAAGGGCAAATGCTGATGAACTATGGCATCGAAGGCGAGACATATGTGAAGAACGCTGACGGAACCGTACAGTTTACACCAGAGGTCAAAGAAATCCAGCAGAACAATGCAGATCAGTTCAAGAAGGAATACCGGATGGGTGAATTCATGTTCTTCGGACATGACAAGCACAAGACACTGAGTGAGGATGCATTCCCTGAATCAATCAAGCAGATGCAGGCTTGGGGTGAAGGTAAGCTCGTGCCGCATTTTATCCTTGAAAATATCGACCCGGATCAAGGGACTCCCGAAGCCCGCGCTCTTACCGCAATTAATACGAAGTGGAACACTTCCATGGTCAGTATGATCCGGTCGAAGGACGATGCCCAATTTGAAGCGGTACTGAATGAATACAAGCAGTTCCTCGATGCGAACAGCTGGGAGAAGATCGTAGAAGTCCGCAGTGAGAAGATGAAGTCGAACAAAGAGAAGCTTGGACTTTAA
- a CDS encoding glycoside hydrolase family 30 protein: MQNLKDLNIYESNGEQSLFVNKTRAELAPPDTQAQTYNIIIDDSEQYQEMDGFGASFTDSAAYLIHQVLSPEQREELMRRLFDAAEGIGLSVIRNPMGASDYARDFYSYNDLPEGDTDPELVKFSIGHDEADIIPLMKEAVRLNPQLKLMGSPWSPPGWMKTSGSMIGGELIEEYYPVYAEYFVRYIKAYAEHGSSVYAITPQNESLYSPGHYPGMIFPAEDQARFIKEHLKPSFIRNGIDTKILCYDHNWDKPEYPLTVLNQALEAVDGVAWHWYGGRPTAQTDVFQAFPDKEVHFTEGSGGEWIPPFEQAFSNVMRTGIEILRNYSKSFVLWNMALDENNGPAVPGFGKSTCRGIVTVHQETRDLTYTLDYYALAHFSKHIRPKAVRIGSSSNETVRSVAFRNTDGSIAVVLFNDSEEANNVQVQMPGTEEALSFRMEAKSAVTLAFGA, from the coding sequence ATGCAGAACTTGAAGGACCTGAACATCTACGAATCAAATGGAGAACAATCCTTGTTTGTGAACAAAACGAGAGCAGAGCTTGCACCGCCGGATACTCAGGCACAGACATATAACATCATCATCGATGACAGTGAGCAGTATCAGGAGATGGATGGCTTCGGAGCATCGTTTACCGATTCGGCAGCCTATCTAATTCATCAGGTGCTCTCGCCTGAGCAGCGTGAGGAGCTGATGCGCCGGCTGTTTGACGCTGCAGAAGGGATCGGCCTGTCCGTTATACGGAATCCGATGGGAGCCTCGGATTATGCCCGGGACTTCTACAGCTACAATGATCTGCCGGAGGGAGACACCGACCCTGAGCTGGTGAAATTCTCTATCGGGCATGATGAAGCAGACATTATTCCGCTCATGAAAGAAGCAGTGCGGCTGAATCCTCAGCTCAAGCTGATGGGCTCCCCCTGGAGCCCGCCGGGCTGGATGAAGACAAGCGGCTCCATGATCGGCGGCGAGCTGATTGAGGAGTACTATCCGGTATATGCAGAATATTTTGTACGGTACATTAAGGCTTATGCAGAGCATGGCTCGTCAGTCTATGCGATCACGCCGCAGAATGAATCCTTGTATTCGCCAGGTCATTATCCAGGCATGATATTTCCGGCGGAGGATCAGGCACGGTTCATTAAGGAGCATCTGAAGCCAAGCTTCATCAGAAATGGAATAGATACCAAGATATTGTGCTACGATCACAACTGGGATAAGCCAGAGTACCCGCTGACCGTGCTTAACCAGGCGCTGGAAGCAGTGGACGGTGTTGCATGGCATTGGTATGGGGGCCGCCCAACTGCACAGACCGATGTATTCCAGGCCTTCCCGGACAAAGAAGTTCATTTCACGGAAGGCTCCGGAGGAGAATGGATTCCGCCATTTGAGCAGGCCTTCTCCAATGTTATGCGTACAGGCATCGAAATTTTGCGCAATTACAGCAAATCGTTTGTGCTGTGGAATATGGCACTCGATGAGAACAATGGGCCGGCGGTGCCAGGCTTTGGCAAGAGTACCTGCCGCGGTATTGTGACCGTTCATCAAGAGACCCGGGACCTGACGTATACGCTTGATTATTATGCGCTTGCCCATTTCAGCAAGCATATTCGCCCGAAGGCAGTGCGCATCGGCTCCAGCAGTAATGAAACCGTTCGTTCCGTGGCGTTCAGGAATACGGACGGCTCCATCGCCGTCGTACTCTTCAATGACAGTGAGGAAGCAAATAATGTACAGGTCCAGATGCCGGGTACAGAAGAAGCTCTAAGCTTCCGAATGGAAGCGAAAAGCGCGGTAACTCTCGCCTTCGGCGCTTAA
- a CDS encoding DUF1796 family putative cysteine peptidase, which yields MILQEIQGAYDCYVSLGSSCEPAAHLRRKGLRTFSAPLDWSVSLSLTDVNRLLQNRFQGYMELPNMGLIDGYATFVDNEKVTPLKSYFVKDHYYNVISVHDFPVVEGQTWTAVYPEFKQKIDIRSQRLLEVLSRSTRVLFIRWGSTYEEAIQLQKVLRPLTGGSYNILIVNGIDGLTSVVDNGWALPGICSLGIPNRAGDDATWDDLLNGFSLQT from the coding sequence ATGATTCTGCAAGAAATTCAAGGTGCCTATGATTGCTACGTAAGCCTCGGAAGCTCATGCGAGCCGGCAGCCCACTTGCGGCGGAAAGGGCTTCGCACCTTCTCTGCCCCGCTCGACTGGTCTGTCTCCTTATCACTGACTGATGTAAATCGGCTGCTGCAGAATCGTTTCCAGGGATACATGGAGCTCCCCAACATGGGACTGATCGACGGATATGCCACCTTTGTGGACAATGAGAAGGTGACACCGCTCAAATCCTATTTTGTGAAAGACCACTATTATAATGTCATTTCGGTTCATGATTTCCCGGTCGTTGAGGGGCAGACATGGACAGCAGTCTATCCCGAGTTCAAGCAGAAAATCGACATACGCAGCCAGCGTCTTCTGGAAGTATTAAGCAGGAGCACAAGAGTGTTGTTCATTCGCTGGGGCAGCACATATGAGGAAGCGATTCAGCTGCAAAAGGTACTTCGCCCCCTTACTGGCGGCAGCTATAACATTCTGATCGTGAACGGTATCGATGGACTGACTTCCGTCGTCGATAACGGTTGGGCACTTCCAGGCATCTGCTCTCTAGGCATTCCGAACCGAGCCGGCGATGATGCAACATGGGATGATTTGTTGAACGGGTTTAGTCTACAGACATAA